The DNA sequence TTATTATTTCTATATATAAAAGGGATTTACCCCTTCATACCGGTATCTCCACCAATTCCATTGATAAACCATTTCTGGGTAAATGCAAACAGAATCAACAGTGGTAATACAATCAAGGCACTTCCCGCCATAACAAGAGGCCATTCTGTTCCATATGCGCCTCCTTCAATAAAGAACTTTCGAAGTCCCTGAGAAACCATCATTTTTTCATTAGAATCTGTAATCAGAGAAGGCCACATATAACTGTTGTAACAGGTAATAAAATTCATCAGTCCAAAGGTAATAAAAGAGGACTTTGTCATAGGGCATACCACCTGCCACAAAATTTTCCATTGGGATGCCCCGTCAATCCTTGCCGCCTCTATTACTCCCACAGGCACCTGCATAAATGCCTGCCGAAGCAGAAAGATTCCGAAAATACTGACACAGTTAGATAAAATCAAACCGGTAAAAGTATTAAGCAAACTGAGTTTAGAAAGAATAATGTAACTCGGAATATAAGTGGCTGCCGTTGGCAGCATATAAGTTCCCATGATAATGGCAAACAGTATTTTTCTTCCCTTAAACTTCATAAACACAATGGCATAAGCAATCATAGCTGCTGTTACAATCTGAATTGCTAATGTAAGAACTGATACAAATAAACTGTTCCATACATATTTCAGTAATGGCGAATTGAAAATAACCTCATAAAAATTATTCCATTGAAACTCTGCCGGAAAAAACTTTGACACATCCATAATCTCCGCTTTTGTCTTCAACGCACTCAGCATCATCCATAGAAAAGGAAATGCCGTAAATACACTGAATACAAAAAGCAATAACACTTTTCCCGTCTTTTGCAATCCTATTTTTATCTTCATCTTGTTTCCGCCTCCTCTTTAGTAATGTACCCATTTCTTAGAACCGGTGAATTGAACCACAGACAGCAGCACGGTAATCAGAATCAACACAATGGCTACCGCAGTTGCCTGTCCCATGTTAAATTCCTCAAATCCTAACTGGTAATACATATAGAGTAACGTTCTGGTGCTACCGGAAGGTCCTCCCTGGGTCAAAATCTGAATCTGGTCATATGCCTGAAGAGAATTGACCATGGTAATAATCATTAGGAAAAAAGTGGTAGGTGAGATACACGGAATGGTCACATCCCGAAATCTCTGCCAGCTCTTTGCTCCGTCCATTCCACTTGCTTCATAGAGTTCCTTGGGCACCTTTTCCAACGCTGATAAATAAAATATCATAGCATATCCAAGACTCTTCCAGACCGTTACAATAATTACGGCAATCATCGCCGTTTGCGAACTCTTAATCCACTGAAGTCCCGGCAGCCCCAAAAAGTCCAGTATGGCATTGGCGATACCGGAACTTGGATCATAAATCCATGTCCATACAATGGAAACTGCAACGGTCGGTGTAACCCATGGCGAAAAAAGAATGAATTTAATAATTCCACTTCCTTTAAAAGACTTTTGCATCAACAATGCCAATAACAATCCCAGCACAATTGTTGGAATCAAGGTTCCAATAGTAAATACTACCGTATTCCACAAAACATCATAAAAACGCTGGTCTTTGAACAATGCTATAAAATTATCAAAAAATACAAAATTATAGTTTGGAGACATATAGTCCCAATCGGTAAAACTAATGTATATGGATCTCAAAATAGGATAAATCCAAAATACAATCAAAGGTATCAGTGCCGGAATTACAAACAACCACGCACTACTTATTTTCTTTACTGTCAATTTCCTTTTCATTTCTTATCCTTCCTCGTTTTTCTATCACTAAAATCAGTTTATAAATAAGAAGCATACATCCCGCCGTTACCGGAAAGGCAATCCATACTCCATTGATTTCTGCAAATACCGGAAAAAGATACAATAACACCGGCGCAATCAGAAAGCTCTCTACATAAGTATGAAAAACCGCCTTTTTTGTCTGCATGGTAGCATTCAAATATGCCGTATTAAACTTTACAAATCCAAGCAAAAGAAAAGCTGATGCACTGATTCTCATTCCTGTCCAAAAATACCCCAAAGCTCCACCGGACAAGCCGAACCATCTTCCTATGTACGAAGATAATCCTACTGTTAATACTGTAGCTGTTACTCCAATGATACACGCAAGCATATAAGCAATTTTTCGAATCTGTTTTACTTCTTCCTGTTTTCCTGCTCCATAATAATAGCTCATTAATGGCTGAGTCCCATCTCCAATTCCGGATAACATATACTGCACCGGAAAGGTAATATAAGATATGACTGCATAACACGCTACTGCTTCTTCTCCTCCGTAAACAAGACACTGCCAATTCGTAAAAATCAGTGTAACAGACGGCGCTATGGACATTCCAAATGCTGTAATTCCTGTCTTTATGATGTTACTGCATAACTGCCTTTCCAGATAAGGCTTCACCTTCTGCTTTCTCCACAAAAGAATCATACTAATACAAACTACAATTCCTTGCGCAATCACAGTTCCATAGGCCGCTCCCTGAATCCCAAGTCCCTGTTCAAACATCAGATAGTAATTCACACTAATATTGGCAATCAACCCTGTAATCATACTTACCATAGCAGCCACTGACATATTCATATTTCTAAGAATGGGAAGCATACCGGTTCCCAATATCTGAAGAATACTGCCCTTTACTATAATCTCACTATATTTCTCCGCTTCCTCATATACTACATTTTGTGCACCCAATATTTTTAAAATCTCTTGGTAGCACACCAAAAGCAAAATTGTAATAGCTACACCTGCCACTGTCAGCAGTGTAACTGTATTATTTCCTGCCCGTTGACTTTCTTCTTGTTCTCCCTGTCCTCTGGAATGAGAAATCAGAACACTTCCTCCGACTCCAATTCCAATGCCAATTGCTGTAATCACTGCTGTAATAGGCCATGCAATATTTATTGCTGCCAATCCGATATCTCCGGTGGCCTTTCCAATAAACAGACCATCCACCACACTATACATTCCAGATAAAGTCAGAGAAACAATCGTAGGCAAAGAGTCTTTCAAGATTTTCTTCAGCATGACTGTTCCTTTCTGTCATTTTCCTTTCACGTCCTGCATAATAACACATCTTTTTTAGAGCAATCATCAAATCTATGTAAAATCTTGGTAAACGAATTTTGCCTAAAACCAAGAAAAAATCGGAGCAATGCTCCGACTTTTCCTCTTACTGTTCTTTATTCCATTTGCTTTGCACGCTCCGAAATATCCTCTTCAAATTCCCTGGTAGATTTACTAAGCTGCTCACTAAAACGTTCCATATCACTTTCCATAATGGCTGCACAAAGTGTATCCACAAATGCAATCTGTGAAATCCGGGATGCTATCCATCTGCTGACCTCATGTGCATAAATGGTGGGAGTTACAAATACATAATCTGCACATTCTGCCAATGTTGATTCTGCATCTCCTGTTACCGCTACTGTAACTGCTCCACACTGCTTCGCTGCCTTTAACGCCTCGATAACAGCTATGGTTTCTCCCGAAATGGAAAAACTCACTGCCACATCTTTCTCTCCCAAATGTCCTGCACTAATTTTTTGAAAAAATAAATCTGAATAATTCCTACTGGTAAGTCCCAGATGTAAAAGTCTTCCTGAAAGTTCTGCTGCTGCATTTGCTGAATTATCTGTTCCATAGACATCAATAATTTTTGCCCTTTTCATAATTTTTACCACTTGATTCAACTGATTCATATCCAAATGACCTGCCATATCCGCTATCATCTGAATATCATCTCGAATAATCTGAAGAACACCATTTTCCTTTCGTCCTTCCCCTCTTTTCCGAAATCCCTCCGCAATCTCAAGAACCGTTCCTTCTTCTTTCTGTCCCATGTTTTTCCAAACCTCATGCTGAAAAGCAGACCAGCTCTCATACCCACATACTTTCAGCATCCGTAATACAGTGGGCTGCCCGACTTCTGCTCCCTTGGCACATTCCCGAATCGTCATGGTTCCAGCTCGTTCCTCCTGCTGCAATAAATAATCCGCTACTTGTTGCTGCTGTTTACTAAGTTTGGGATAGTGTACCTTCAATTCAATCTTCCACATAATTCTCCTCCGTCTTTTGCGTAGCATTGCTCCGTTTTTTTCTTTTTTCATTATAGCACAGAGGATTTTACAAAGTCTGGGATTTTACGAAGATTTTACACAAGAAATGCTAAAACCAATCTACTACTCTCGATACTAATTCACTGTCACACCCTTATTTCTTTGTCATATTCTAAAAGAAAAAGAAGATTTCCTATGCCGAATGATTTTGACCGCTGGCGTGGCTGTCCTCCATGCCGTTGCGACCGTGACCGCAGAGATGATAGACGTGATGGCCGTAGAGATGACAGACGTGACGACCGCAGAGACGATAGACGTGACGACCGCCGTGATAGACGCGACTAGTATTAATACGGTATTAATATAATAAAGAGCCCAGTATTTACTGGGCTCTTGGAGAGCGATAGACGGGGCTCGAACCCGATTAGCAAAAAAGTACCAATCTTAGGAAAGAAAGGAGCTTCGTACATCTTCGTTCTCTGATTTTAACCAATTTTTAACCACATTAAGTTTTAACCAGATTTTCAATGTTTGCCATAGGAGCCTGTCAATCCCTTTACCGTAGGCACTCGCAGAGTGGGGATTTACTGGCGGTAGTAAATTTCATCAATCCCCCATCATGGGAAAAGGGACATTCCAATGCACTTTATTGGAATATCCCTTGATTACTACTTTACAACTACAAAAAAGAGAATCCCCTAATAAGAGATTCCCTATATATATTCATGGTTATTTTGTTGCACCACATTCACTACACTGATAGCCGATTGTTACTACTTCGTCCCATGCTTCCTTTACGGTCACTGTTACGATGTTGGATACCCATTCTTGGTGAGTCACAGCTTCGTGGTGGATTGTTTCTGTACCTATTTGTGGATAATCTACTGTTTGAACTGAATATTCACCCATATTATAATGCCAACTAATATGGTCATGTAATCTCTGAACCCCATCAGACCCTTCGAAATAAACTACTTCCCCTCTATTTCTATAGCATGTCATACAGACATTTCTATGCTTAATAGATTTAGGAACTTCCTCATCCCACGCTGGTTCATCTACTACTGTCTCATAATGACCCATATCAGACTGATACATTTCTGGCGCATGCCATATTCTTTGAGTTATTCCCACAAAATTATGATTATGAATAGGCATTTCAACTGCTGATTTTACTGGAAATGTACCTAATAAATGTCCGTCTGTCATATCCATGCTATAGTAAGTAATCCCATCTGTGATAAGTCCCCTCGCAACCATTCCATTCCAATGACAGAAAATAATTCGTCCCCATGGGTCAAAGAAAAATTTTCCTGCATTTAGCGTTCCGTCTCCATTTGCATATCCATAGTCTCGTCCATTGGCAAACTGAAACCAACCACTTTGTTCCATTGCTCCGTTTGCATTCAGATAATACACCTTATCTCCTACAAATGTAATCTGGTCTTTATAGAGATACCCCTGTGAATCAAAATAACAAGTATATCCTACACTTTGGCAATACTGAAATGCACCAAATACTTCATGTCCATAGGCATCCAGATAAATGACATGTTCTCCATCAGGATGATAAGTAAGTTTGTTTCTCATCGGAGTTCCATCTGCCTGTAAGTAATAGGTATATGTTCCATCGAAGAAAAATGCATCTGTTACCAGTGTTCCGTCTGGGAGCGTGTAATGGATGCCATCCCAGTTTCCTCCTACTTCTGTAATATTGTAATGTGGAACTGTTCGACCACTTCCCTCTGCATGTACTGAAGTGGCAGTTCCTTGAAACAATAATGCAGTCGCTAATAAAATTGCTAAAATTTTCCTTTTCATCTCATTTTCTCCTTGTATTCTAGATATAGACACAAATCTTTTTATACCTTAATTGGTACATTATTCCTAGTTATACACTGATATATTTCATACTTCAATTATAAAATATTAACTACAAATGGATATTTTAGCTTCATTATTACACCTATTTTCTTTTTACATGTTTCCTCTATAGAACAATTTATTTTTCCAAAAGTATTTTGAAATTGCAAACATCTAAACCTTTCACTAAAAGATTGTGTGTTATTATCTGCTCTCAAAGTTTCATAGGGTCCAAAATCAAAATCGATTTCCTCGTCTAAAATCTCATAAGATTCAACCACATATGCTTGATAATTCTTTCCTTCAGTATACGTTGTCTTAATTCCATCAGGAATATTCATTTCACCATTTGGGCCAAACATTTTCTTCGCAGTGGTGATTTTATCAGTTTTAACCGGATCCTTAGCCTTTTTATTTACTTTACATAACACAAACACTTCATCATTTTCATTTAACTGCCATACCTGTTCTACTGATTTCTTATCAATTTTTGCAGACCATAAACCAAATCCACATTTTTGAATCTCTTCTGCTTTTCGTTCAATTATCTCATCAACGGTCTCATCAGCATGTTTACCAATTACGCTATAAAATAAATAATCCATAGTACATCATCCTTTCTCATAAAAACAAGCGTTTTTTATTTAATATACTATCACAAAAAAGAGAGAATGTATAGATGAACCTCCTTGAGTTTCCGTACTTTTATCCACAAAGCCCCGTTTTCACAGTCATCGTCATAAGTCTGTTAACAGAAGTTGCAGATCAGCTCCACGAACCTTCCAAAAAGATCAACATTGTTGACCGTTTATCCAGACACCTTGAAAAAGCTACTCCTGCGGTTGCAGCTGCTTCTTATCTTCAGTTAATTAAAAAGTGGATTCCATCAGATCCAGTCATTCATATCTATGACAGTGATGTTGTAAAACCTGATGGATATCAGTTTGAGTCTCTCGGCATAGTCCGGGATGGTTCAGAAAGCACATCAACAAAAAGTGTTTACAAAAAGGGCTATCATGTTAATGACATTGCTTATTTACTAGATTTTCTTGTATCAGTAAAATAATTTTATTACCATTAAATTAAGTAGAAAAACAGTAATTTGCAACACAATGCAACACGGAATATTAGTTTTTTCCGGCTCGCTACCGTAGGAATGGAAAAGCCCCGGGGAACCAGGGCGTAGATTACTTTTTCTTTTACTTGGATATATTTTTTTCTTTCTTCATCTTCTCGTACTTCTCCTCATCTATTTCTTCGTCATCCTCTTTTATTACTGGGTTATCTCTAAATGCAATCTTCATTATAACTGATATAACCCTATATGATGATAAAGAGAAATATACAAGAAAAAATAACCACCCATATTTAAGAATGAAATGTATCAGATTAATTACATTTTCAAACATAGCATCTATTGTAACACGAAAAAAAATAATAATTGTAAATAATATCAGTATAAATCCTGATATTATCGCACTAAAGAAGTATCTTTTTAGCAACTTTTTATATCTGCTATCACCCATAACCAATACAACAATACTATTTACCGGTGAACCAAATAGAATTGATATTACTACACCTAAAAAACCTATAATAATTGCTGTAAAATTCAGAACAGCGCTAAGAATAGAATTTACATCATCCTCTATTTTTATATTACGAAATACTACACTACAGGCAACAGATATAATTATCGAAATAACAAGTGGATAAAAATTTTCTATTATCCAAGACCTTTTATCATCTTTTTCCATTATCTGCTACCTCCACTCTATTTTATTCATTTATGGCTCTTAAAATATCTTCCTTGCTTCTATTATACTTCATGTGTATTTGTTCAACCAAATCACTGAACTCTATAGATTCTCGTTTTTCAACTTTATAAAATATAAAATCATGGTATTTCATAGTAAATAAATCTATTACATCTACTGGATCTGTTTCAGAATATTTTACGCTAACCTCTGCTCCAGTTACAATTCCGTCTGTATTGTTGATATCATCTATTGCTTCATATATTGTAGTTTCATCTAACGTACCTTTTCTAGTCCTTCCAAGCGAAATTGTTAAGGTGGCTGTTTTTGATTCAAATTTATCTAGATATTGAAACAACCTTGAAAATGATGTATTCTTCACATCCGTTTTTTTCAACTCAGTTGCTGTTGCAAATTTCATTGTAAATTTCCTAAATACTTTTGCACGATTTATTTTTTCATTAATCCCTCTTATCGGTACAGGTAGTAAAAAAATACCATTATCTTTTTCTCCACACAATTCTGTTAAATACTGCTCAATTCCATTGGCACTCAAACTATCACGATTCCTTTGTAATGCTAAAATATGATTTTTGCAATCATATACTGCGCTTACATCTTCACCTATATATTCATCTTCTGCTAAATGCATTGATGTAGCCTCTTCTGTCTTTTTTGCTCTAACCGGAAGCTTTGTTTGTCTTAATCTTACAAAGTTTAAATACCAATAGTCATCCACTTTATTATACAAAAATTTATCCAAACGTGCCTCTTCTTGGTAATACTGAAATATTCTTTCTTCTGGAGGTAATTCATTAGCTTTCAATATCAATTTTTCTAATTTGTACAACCTTCCTGAATCATTTCCTCCTATCGGTGCTTTTACAACTTGAAAATACTCAATTCTTATCTTTCTTGTCTGTGCCATAAGCTCTCTCCTAACTTTTTTCTTACATATTACAACTTTCAACATAATTTTCAATAAGTTCGAGAGATTTATCTTTATTTTCAGCAATTTTCATTTAACATCATGTTCAAATTCATTACTATATGTTATTATATAATTTTATGATACTTTTTGTATAGAACTTATGTTCTTATTCTATCACTATGTTTGCATTTTTTCAATGATACATTTTACCATTTTATTACTGAAAATTACGGAAACTCAAGTCGATTATAGATTGAAGTATGTTATATATCGAT is a window from the Roseburia sp. 499 genome containing:
- a CDS encoding carbohydrate ABC transporter permease → MKIKIGLQKTGKVLLLFVFSVFTAFPFLWMMLSALKTKAEIMDVSKFFPAEFQWNNFYEVIFNSPLLKYVWNSLFVSVLTLAIQIVTAAMIAYAIVFMKFKGRKILFAIIMGTYMLPTAATYIPSYIILSKLSLLNTFTGLILSNCVSIFGIFLLRQAFMQVPVGVIEAARIDGASQWKILWQVVCPMTKSSFITFGLMNFITCYNSYMWPSLITDSNEKMMVSQGLRKFFIEGGAYGTEWPLVMAGSALIVLPLLILFAFTQKWFINGIGGDTGMKG
- a CDS encoding carbohydrate ABC transporter permease, with the translated sequence MKRKLTVKKISSAWLFVIPALIPLIVFWIYPILRSIYISFTDWDYMSPNYNFVFFDNFIALFKDQRFYDVLWNTVVFTIGTLIPTIVLGLLLALLMQKSFKGSGIIKFILFSPWVTPTVAVSIVWTWIYDPSSGIANAILDFLGLPGLQWIKSSQTAMIAVIIVTVWKSLGYAMIFYLSALEKVPKELYEASGMDGAKSWQRFRDVTIPCISPTTFFLMIITMVNSLQAYDQIQILTQGGPSGSTRTLLYMYYQLGFEEFNMGQATAVAIVLILITVLLSVVQFTGSKKWVHY
- a CDS encoding MATE family efflux transporter, with translation MLKKILKDSLPTIVSLTLSGMYSVVDGLFIGKATGDIGLAAINIAWPITAVITAIGIGIGVGGSVLISHSRGQGEQEESQRAGNNTVTLLTVAGVAITILLLVCYQEILKILGAQNVVYEEAEKYSEIIVKGSILQILGTGMLPILRNMNMSVAAMVSMITGLIANISVNYYLMFEQGLGIQGAAYGTVIAQGIVVCISMILLWRKQKVKPYLERQLCSNIIKTGITAFGMSIAPSVTLIFTNWQCLVYGGEEAVACYAVISYITFPVQYMLSGIGDGTQPLMSYYYGAGKQEEVKQIRKIAYMLACIIGVTATVLTVGLSSYIGRWFGLSGGALGYFWTGMRISASAFLLLGFVKFNTAYLNATMQTKKAVFHTYVESFLIAPVLLYLFPVFAEINGVWIAFPVTAGCMLLIYKLILVIEKRGRIRNEKEIDSKENK
- a CDS encoding MurR/RpiR family transcriptional regulator; its protein translation is MWKIELKVHYPKLSKQQQQVADYLLQQEERAGTMTIRECAKGAEVGQPTVLRMLKVCGYESWSAFQHEVWKNMGQKEEGTVLEIAEGFRKRGEGRKENGVLQIIRDDIQMIADMAGHLDMNQLNQVVKIMKRAKIIDVYGTDNSANAAAELSGRLLHLGLTSRNYSDLFFQKISAGHLGEKDVAVSFSISGETIAVIEALKAAKQCGAVTVAVTGDAESTLAECADYVFVTPTIYAHEVSRWIASRISQIAFVDTLCAAIMESDMERFSEQLSKSTREFEEDISERAKQME
- a CDS encoding DUF6731 family protein, which gives rise to MAQTRKIRIEYFQVVKAPIGGNDSGRLYKLEKLILKANELPPEERIFQYYQEEARLDKFLYNKVDDYWYLNFVRLRQTKLPVRAKKTEEATSMHLAEDEYIGEDVSAVYDCKNHILALQRNRDSLSANGIEQYLTELCGEKDNGIFLLPVPIRGINEKINRAKVFRKFTMKFATATELKKTDVKNTSFSRLFQYLDKFESKTATLTISLGRTRKGTLDETTIYEAIDDINNTDGIVTGAEVSVKYSETDPVDVIDLFTMKYHDFIFYKVEKRESIEFSDLVEQIHMKYNRSKEDILRAINE